The sequence GTTTTAATAGTTTGAGAGCTTTTTCCAAAAATAGCTCTGGCTCGTAGTCATGAAGTGTGTAAAGAAAGACGATGCAGTCAAACTTCCCATTAATCTCCACACTCAGGAAATCGGTGCATAAGAATTCTGCTTTCTCCGTGATCCTGCTTCTCAAACGATTGCAGAAGTCGATCAGTTCACAGCTGCTATCAATACCTACTGCTTTTTTGACTTCATCTTTAGAGGCCATTCTGAACGTTAGGATTCCAAGGCCGCAACCAACGTCCAGGACTTTTCCCTTAACTTCTTGAACTATTGAGTCCATTAGACGCTTTCTAACTTCAAGCTCGTCTCTGTGTTCTGGAAATCTAACCAAGATGCTGCTAACAAGCCAGTACAGATCCTCCTTGCTTCCTCCAGAGTCATGAAACACCTTGAGGGCTTCATCGTAATAGAGCTTTAGGAAATCCATAGGATCACCTTAAGCTTTCTATCAACTCCCGCCTTGCTCAACAATATGCAAATCATTTGAAACCTTAAGAAAACGCTCTGGTAGAGTATCTGGGATGCCATAAGGACTTCTATACTTATTGAGCTCCTCAAACAAAACATCGAACTGTTTCAGCGTTTCGAGGTTTTCACTCAGCATCATTCTGCGTCTTTCATGGGGTCTAACAGCGGCGGAATTTAAGAAAACATGTAAATTTGTCATTGCATTGCTGAGTTTCAAGAACTTCTCTTTTCCTTCCTTGGAGTGGGCACACAGAATGTCAAAGACGTTCTTAACAACAAATACGTGATCTCTGTAAGCTATAGTGTAAAGGAGAATAACTTCATCAGAGGCATTATTCTGGAGTAAGTACTCAAACGTTTGTCCAATGTTTTCAAGTTCCCATCTATTTGTTTCGAATTCTGTATAGACGTCTTCTAACATCTCTTTATTCTCGTCTTCGCATTGTTTCCATGAGTAGATTGAAAAACCTGAAGTAAGCAAAAGTACAACAATGAAAAAGAAAATAACTCTTTTCACATAAGTCCACCCAATTTTAATTCACCAATAGACATTAAAATATTTCGGAGAATATTAGCTTGCCAAACTAAGATGATAGCATGAGTTAAGAAATTTAGGGGTATGGAGTATGTATAAGCATTTCAAAATCCTAATTCTAAGTTTATTGTCTCTCCTTCTTTTACCATTGGCCTTAAGTGAAATCTGCGAGCCCTATGAGACTTATTCAATTACCTCAGTCTTGCCCGGTAGTGGTTGGGCGTTTATTGTAGTTCATCATTCTGAGTGGATATGCGAGACGATTGCAGGGGAGCAAACACTCAGACGCAATATGCCGGATGGAGAATACAATCTCTACTATCTTTTTAACGGAAGTAACTTGCTTTTCTTAGGGAAAAGCAATCCCCTACTCGGTGAACCCCTGATAGTGACCGATATTAATGGAACCATCTACATTTTGCAAAAGAGTGAGGAGGTTGTCCCCTACAGGAATGTAACACTTGTTATCAATGGTGAAGCTAGGAACTTGACGATTACAGCTAAGAGAGTCGAGCTAAAAGTTTATCGTTTTGATGGATGTGCTAGCCTCGTGTGGAACTGTACAAAAGTTGAACTCCAGAACGGCACAATAATATCCCCATGTGAAGGCAATATCTTAACATACTTCTTCACTAAAAGCTTCCCAAGAAACTTGTCAGGGATTAAAGGAGAGCTTCGTAATGGTTTTCTCACATTTGCAAATTCGAGCTATAATATTCCAGTAGCTGAGTTCGAGAAATACTTCAAATTTTCTAATGATAGAACGCTCGAAACAATCTCTGCTATGCGTGCACTGCCTCTTGGTAAGGGACTCCTTATATATTATCCCGGAGAGGTTAAGCGAAGGATGGGCAGTTTTCTTTCGGAGTTACCTCTTGTGTTCTACTATGGTGGAGGAAATCTAAGACATCTTGAGATGAGCACTGAGATGCAAGATGTTCCCGAATGTAGGGAGCACTCTCAACAGAACCTGAGTTTAAATGAAACAAGTCAAACAGAAAGCACAGGGGGTAGAATATGTGGCATTGGCACTTTGCTTCTCTTAATAATCCTGCCATTAGTTTGGAGACATTTTAGGAGAAAAAATAAAATGAATAATAAACCAAAAGAAGCAAGAAGGTTATTGGAGGGTTAAGTATGACCAAACGTTTAGCATTGACAATTTTCATTTTCCTTTTGTTTTTGGGAACCTTTATACTTTTTAAGGCAATAAAAACGGCTGAGATTTATGTAACCGTCTATTATCCTGGAGAGCTTGAAGCTGAAGGATATTCTTTGGAAAATAATCAAATAGTCCTTAAGTTTCACTTCCTTACTAGTTCGGGGGACCTCAAAAAGCATTTCGAAAAGTTCAAAGTTCGATGCTTCTTCTGTGACCTCGACCTCGAGAAAGCGAAGGTTGTTGTTAATGTTGATGGGACTCCCCTATATCCAACCTGCAGGGATTACGTGATGAGCTTTGATAGTGAGGGGAATGGAGAGGGGGTACACTACATAGCTAGTCCGTATAACTTAACCAGCATTGCGGAAGTCAGGATTCCAGAAGGATACGTTTTCAAAGAGCTAAACTTTGAGAACAACACACTAACCATTTTCATATCTCCTGGGGATGATGGAGGAGTTGAAGTGGTTAAATCAGACATCATAGCAGAATACCAAGAGGGGCTTAAGGAGGAATGGATAAAAATCGTCTACATTGATGGAAGCAAAGAATGGGAAGGCAGAGTACAAACAATAGGAAGAGAAGGAGAATGTCCAATCCTCATCCAGGTATAATAACATCTAGAGCGATACCTAAGTTCGAATACTCATCATTGGGTCTTTGGATGTTACTACGTCTGGTTCATCCGGAAAGTACTCCAAGAAAGCAAAGGTATAAATGCCAGAAAGTCGGAATATATTCTTGGTGATATCATGAAACCCATTATCCGCGAGGCAAGGCCGGAAGATAGACCGTTCATCGAGGAAATTGCAAAGTTAACTTGGGAAGGTGAGGATTATTTAGCAAGAGTTTTTGATAGCTGGGTGAAAGATGGAAACTTCTATGTTCTTGAGCTGGAAGGAAAAGCTATTGGAACAGCAAAGCTCACAATTTTACCTGATAAAGTCGGCTGGCTTGAGGGGCTTAGAGTTCACCCCAGTTACCGAAAACGGGGTTTTGGAAGGCTAATCCAAAACTTTATGCTTCACAGGGGAAAAGAACTTGCAGAAAAAGGCGTTATTAATGCTTTAGAGTTCGCGACCTACTTCCTTAACAAAGAGAGCATTGCAATGGCAAAGAAAGATGGGTTTAAGGTAGTAAAACGCTACTATGCCTTGGGAAAACCTGTAAAAGAAGTTAAACCTTCGAAACCATCTAACAGCACAATAAGCTCTCTTGAGGAGCTCGAATACACAGATTATATTCCAGTGGGGTGGAAGTTCGTTCATAAAGTGCCGGAAGCTTTGGAATGGCTTAAGAAAAAGGCAGTCGTCAAAGAGTGTAATGGGACTAAGTTTATGGTACCCAAAGACTCCGAGAGTGCCTTTGTCCCGTTTCGCATTTCAAAGGACTACGTGAGCAAAGCCCTCCCGTGTATGGCTCATGAAGCTTTAAGCCAAAACCAAAAATACATTGAAATTATGGTGCCTGAAGAGAATGAGGAAGCACTTGAACCCCTCAGAGAACTCGGCTTCGAGGTATGGGACAACTGCAAGGAGCCAAATGCGTTGGTGTTCAGGAAGGTGCTGAGTTAGTAAGGGAGAACAAATGGAGACGAATCGGCGCTGATTTACGCCAAGTGTATATGTCCTGCTTGAGTGCAAACAGTAGGTGAGAAAATGAAATCAAGGCTTTACTACCTTTTCATTCTCACGACTGTAATGAGAATAATAGGCGACGCTATAGAGAACATAGCTCTGCCGTGGCACCTCCTAGATGAAACCGCATCACTCCTCAGCGTGGCAGGCTATTCTTTAGCCTCCATGCTTCCTTGGGTTATAGCACCGCCTTTAATGGGCCACTTTCTTGATAGGACTGAGAAAAAAGTTAGGCTAGCTTTTATCGCATTGTTCATTCAGTCCTTCTTTGCCCTGACAATAATAAAATTTGCTTCAAATATTTGGGCATTCTATGCTTTAATTTCACTGATCTCAGCTCTTGATGTTCTTCATAGATACTTCGGCTTTACGCTCATAGCTTCCATGACCCTTGAGGAGTCTGAGCTTCAAAAGCTCAATGCAAAAGTACAAACCGTTGGAGATGTAACTTCTCTTCTTGTGTTTCCCATCGTAGGATATCTTGCTTACCTCTTTGGAGTCCGGCTTATGCTCTTGGATGCAGTTTTTCTTTTAATTGGAGCCCTGCTTCTCATTCCATATATTAACATTCCAGTGAGACGGGAAGAAAGGATTGAATACGAAAGCAAATCTACCCACCTTGAAGTTTCCCGCAGAATTGTTTTTGCAGGAATTGCATTAGTTTTGCTCTTCAACTTTGCAATAGCCCCAGCAAGGATTTTTGTCTTTGGTGCCCTCAAAAATTTGACCAGAGGAGAGGTTATTTACGGTCTGCTGAACTCAGTTGGAACTTTAGGGAGCTTAACTGGTGCAATTGGAATAACTCTTTTTGCTCATAAGTGTAAAATCGGGATTTCAAAGCCCCTCTTCATAGGAATGATCCTTCAAAGCTTTGCGGTTCTGCTTTTGGGCTTGCCTTCGTTAGTCCTACTTTTTGCCGGAATTTTAATCTTGAACTTTGGAAGACAGGTTCTAAACATTTCCTTTGACAGTCTGTTTCAGAGGGTAATCCCGCTTGAAAAGCTCGGCACTTACAGAGGAATTTTTGATGCATTGGCTACCCTTATAATTCCATTATCACAGCTGACTTTTGCATGGTTGATTGAGCATGGTATTGGTGTTTCAATGCTGGCTGTTGTAGTGTCTGGATTTAGTGTCTTGAGCGCGATGATTTTTTCCGCGTTAATATACGGCACCAAAAATAACCGCAAAGGATTTAAGATTTAGTTTGTTCTTCTTTAAAGGTGTGGTTTATGCAGATTCTTCCCCTGACTGAGGAACATCTCAACGAGTTTATCACCCTCTACATAGAATTCTTCCGCGAGCTTAGGGGAAAGCAAGGCTGGAGTCCAGACGAGGAAGAGGTATACAAAAAGGAAGCAGAAAATTACTTTAAGCGCGGCGATATGGTCTTCCTTGCCGTAGAAGAAGGCAAATCTACCGGCTTTATAAGGGTCTCCTCAAGGGAAGGTTGCTTCTGGATAGAGGAGCTTTTCGTAAGGCCGGAGTTCAGAGGGAGGGGAATAGGAAGGGCGCTCGTTGAGAGGGCTGAGGAAGAGGTAAGAAAGCACGACGATACCCTCTACCTCTTCGTCCTGCCGCAGGATAAGGACGCAATAGCCTTCTGGAAGAAGCTTGGCTACGACGTAATAAACACGATTGAGCTGGTGAAGAACTTGAAACCCACACCAAGGGACGAAGGCTTTCACACGATTGAGTTTCTTGGAGAGAAGTTCAGAATCTTCCGCTGGAAATATGAGAAGCTCACTGAGAAGGAGAAAGAGTTTTTAGAGCTGTTGGATGGATTTTACAAAAGGGGAGGAACCAAAGAAGAATTTTTAAGAATCGTGAACAAGGCATTAAAGGAGTGGCTTAAGTGAAAACCTTTTCCATCCACTTAACTTCACCGATTTTCTTAAAACCTTCTTCCTCTAAAATCTCCCAGTCTTTCATCCAAACCTGAAGGAACATTCTTTTTCCGATTTTTCCAGCAAGACACTCCGCAATTTTCACAATTTTTTTGTTAAGTCTCTTCCCATAGATAACAACATTTGCACAGCATCCTTCATCAACAAGAAGTATCGCAAAGTGCCCAAATCTAAATCGAGGGGCTTTTTTGTGGAGACTCCAAAGAAAAAGACCGGAAGTATAAACGGCTGAAAGGTTCGAAAACTTTGGAGGATCCCCATAGTATGTCTCTATTCTCACGTCACAATCTACCACATCTTTTACGCCCTTCACCTGCCAATTTCTAACTTCAAATCCATTTTTCACATAAAACCTCATAGCATTTCCATCTTCTGGAATTACACTTAGCCCTCTTAGACCTCGTTCCTTTGCCCACTTCTCGGCAAATGCCAAAAGCCCTGAACCTATTCCTCTGCCTCTACATTCTTCCCGCACCCAAAGAATGTGAATGTGGGCTTTTCCATTAAACGGTAAAAGCTCAATCTCCCCCTTATCTTCGTAAAGAAATATGTCTCCACCAGAGTTTCTAATGGCTTTTAGGTAAACTTCAAAGTTTTCCCATGGAGGTTTTCCAGCATGTATTTCTTCTAAAATATTCCTATCCTCAATTTTTGTTCTCCTTATCATCAAAAAAATAAAGTCAAAGCCCTAAAAATACTTTGTTAGCAAGAGGAAATGAATTCTAATCCCCTGTTCTGAGAAATAAGGCTTCGAGTAATTGGAAACCAGACCAATAAATTGAAAATAAGCAAAAACTCGCCAAGAATTACTCTTCCAAAAACTTCTCCACCTTTTCAACCTTCTCCTCTATGCTGTTAACCTTTTTCTCAATTTCCTCAAGCTTCGAGGTTAGTGATGAGAGCTCTTTAGACAGCTTTAGCTCCTCGGTATCATGTAATGAGTAACCCACAGCAAAAGATATGCCACTTGCCATAAAGAACAGAAACAGGGCTATCCCTATGTTTGCGTATGTCGCCCCGCCTTTCAGGATTATGACGGTTGAGATAACCACTGCAGTTATTCAGCTTGCCAAAATAACAACGTCTCGGGTTCTCATTCCACCACCTCCTTCAAGACATCAGGCGAGAGATGAATATTAAATGGTACAAGCTCATAAAATCTCAGAGCTTTTCCCCTTTCCTCATCAAGCACCACTTTACTCTTGACGATTCCTGCTGCCTCAAGCTTTTTGAGGTGAACTTTAGCTAATGCCCTGTTTATTCCAAGACTGTTTGCTATCTCATTAAGGTACATCGCCCTATTTTCTCTTGCAAGCAGTGCAACTATCTTAAGTCTGAGCGGATGTCCAAGTCCATCTAGCATCTTGGCAAGTTCTTCAGCATTCATGTTATCACTTAATAACATGTAATCATTTAATTACTTAAAAATTTTTCGCTCATCAGTGAGCACTAATTAGTTCTATTTTGACCACACTACTACCGATTGGTGAGGACAATGTTTGAGTATAAGTGTTTGAAATTTTGGAAAAAAGTGAGCCGAGATGATCCAAGAATAGTGAAAGAATGGGCAGTTAAGGATGCAGTGGATTTTAGGAACAGGATTCTTTGAAGCTTTTTTATTTTTCAAGCTTCATTCTTCAAGGCAGAAAGAAGGCCAAATATTCTCATAGAGTCCTGCCAAAAGTATTTAAATTCCACTATAAATTCCAAAAAGGTGCTTTTGATGAAGTGGAGCGAAATCCCTAGAGATGCCAAAGCCTACATGCTCTACCATACAATCATAGCTCCACAGCTCATAGTGTGGACTCTCCTTCCGCTCTACATGATGTACTCTGGCTACTCCGTCCTTGAAGTCGGGGCGTTCTTCACAGCCGTCAATATCATCGCGATTCCGTTAACTTATCTCCTTGGAAGGGCCTTTAACAAATGGGATATAAAGAAAGGGCTTATGGTAATTGACGCTCTTGATGGGATAGCCTATGTCCTTTATGGCTTTGCTAAAGGAACCATAGCACCTATCATGCTCTTTGCGGGAAGGACGGTAGAGAAGCTCTCCACAGTGCTTTACCCCCTTTATCGAGCTTATGAACAGATAATTTATCCTGAAGACAAGTATAAGGAGATATTCGCCTGGCACCTTCGTCTGCCGGAGATAGCGCGACTGGTAACGTTCCCAATCCTTGGTTACCTCTTCGGCTATGTCTTCCCAAAGCCGGAGCACTACCGTTTAGCGTTCATCTTCTTCGGGTTGCTCTCAATAGCCACTATGACATATATCTGGCTGTTTCTACCATCTGTAGGGAAAGAAGAGAGGATAACACCAAAGGACTTCACCTTCAAGGCCGGCGAATTCAAACTCCTCCTCACTTTTGAGGCTTTGCTCACACTAGCCTGGGCCCTCGCCCCCGAGATAGTTCTCATAAACTATGTTGTTTTTGTGCTCAAAAATACCATCTTCGAGGTAACATTAATAGCCTGCGCGAGCAGCATAGCCTCAATAATCGGCACATATGCCAGCGAAAGGGTTCCAAAGGGGAAGAGCTTCCAGGCGATAGGAGTTGGAATGTTCTTGAGTGCTCTCTATGCCTTAATAATGACACTATCACCTCCGTTCTGGCTGGCACTGGTAGCTTATGTTATTGAGTCCTTTGGCGACACCTTCTGGTTCCCCTTCTACCGCTCATGGCAGTTCTCGCTGGTTCCAAAGGAGCGCGCCAGCGAGTTCCACGCGGCGATATCGAGCTATAACAGACTTATTGGCCTCATTACGCCGTTCGTGGCTGGCGCTCTGGCGAGCGTCCACGCGACGCTACCATACGCGGCTAGTTTGGTGCTATTTTTGATGGCGGGAGTGATGTTCTGGGTGCTGGCACAGAGAGGCGAGAAACCTCACGCCTCCCCCATCTGAGATGCGTATAACTTGTAGAAGTGGCCCTTCTTTTTGAGTAGCTCCTCTGGTGAGCCCTCCTCGATTATCCTGCCGTCCTCGACGACGACAATTTTGTCGGCGAAGCGCGTGATTCCGAGCCTGTGGGCGATTATTATGCTCGTCCTGCCCTCCATGAGCTTGAGCATAGCGTCCTGAACCTGCCTCTCCGTCTTCGGGTCAACGCTCGAAAGGGCCTCGTCGAGGATCACGATGTCAGGGTCTTTGAGCAGAGCCCTCGCCAGGGAAATCAGCTGCCTCTCGCCTACTGAAAGGAGCTTTCCAGCTTCACCAGCAGAGGTCTCGTAGCCCCTGGGCAGGCGCATTATGAACTCATGGACGCCAAGCTCCTTGCAGACCCTGATGACGTCCTCCTCGCTTGCATCAGGGTTCGCCATGAGGATGTTCTCCATTATCGTGCCTGGGAAGAGGTAGATCTCCTGTGGGACGTAGCCAATCCTTCTCCTAAGGCTCTTCCTACTTATTCTCCGGCCGTCTATGCCGTCATAGAGAACTCTCCCCTCCGTGGGGTCGTAGAAACGCATTATCAGGTTGGCTATAGTGGTCTTTCCGGCCCCTGTCCTCCCGACTATTGCTATCTTTGATGCCGGTGGGATTTGAAGGTTTATCCCCTTGAGGACGGGCCTTCCCCGCTCGTACTCAAACCATACGTCCTCGAACTCAATCTCACCGTTGAGCCTCTCGACGTGAACCCCCTCGTAGTCCTCGATGTTTTCATCATCAAGAACCTCATATATCCTCTCTAGGGCCGCTAATGCGGACTGAAGGCTGTCGTAGAGGCCTATGACATCGTTTATCGGCCCGCGGAAGCGCTGGGCGTACTGGATGAACGCAACCACGACACCAACGCTCACGGCCCCCTGATACGCCAGATAGCCGCCGTAGGCTATGACGATTATCACGGAGAGGAGGCTCGTGATGTTCATGAGGGGCCAGAAGAGGCCCATGTAAACGGCAACGCGGAGGTAGGCTTTTATCGTCTCGCGCGAGACCTTTGAGAACTCTCCCTCAACGGCCTTCTCCCTGCCGAAGGCCCTTATCGTCTCGATCCCCGCAACGCTCTCCTCAACAACGCTCGATATCTTTGCTATCTTCTGCCTCGTCTCCCTGTAGGCCCTCCTCATCTTCCCGCCGAAGTAGTAGGCAACGAGCACCATCAGCGGGACGCTTGCGAGGGTAACGAAGGTAAGCTTGACGTCCAGTAGGAACATAGCGGCTATTATGCCGACGAGGCTGAGAAGGCTTCCAAGGCTCCCGAGGAGGCCGGAAACAAGGACGTCGTTGACGATTCCGGTGTCGTTCACTATCCTCGACACGAGGTCGCCCGTGGACTTGTCCTTGAAGAAGTCGAGGCTCGAACGGAGGACTTTCTCATGGAGCCTCGCCCGGAGGTCACGGAGGACTTTCTGGCCGAATACTTCGATGTAGAATGTCTGGAGCGTCGCGAAGAACCACCCCGCAACGAGGGCAAGCAGATAGAGGAGCGCAATGACCCAGAAGCGCCCGTAGTTGCCGGGGAGGATGTAGCGGTCTATCGCCACACTGAGGAGATAGGGCGGGGCAAGTGTTGCCAGGGCGGAGCCGATTATGCTGAAGAGGACCACCGCGAGCGTCCGCCTGTGGGAGAGGGCCTCGCCAATGAATCTCCTGAGGAGCGAGAGCGAGGACTTGGTGCTACTCTCCATTCCAACCACCCCTGCCGAGCATCTCGCTGAAGAGTCCTCCCTTCTTTGCGAGCTCCTCAGGCTTGCCGTCCTCCACGATCTGACCGTCCTTCATAACGATGACCCTGTCGGCCAGTTTGGCCATCGAGAGCCTCTGGGATACTATCACCGCGGTCTTGCCCTCAAGGATTCCTCTGAGGTCTTCAATTAGCCTCTTTTCGGTCTCCGCATCTAAGTTTGATACGGGGTCGTCGAGGAGCAGTATCTTTGGCTCAAGGAGGAGGGCCCTCGCCAGGGCTATGCGCTGTCTCTGCCCGCCGGAGAGGGTCACTCCTTTCTCCCCCACAACGGTGTCGTAGCCCTCCGGTAGGGATGCTATGAAGTCGTGGATTTTCGCTATCTTAGCAGCTCTCTCGATTTCTTCCATGCTCGCGTCGGGCTTCGCCAGGGCTATGTTCTCCCTCAAACTCCGGTTAAAGATGAACGGCTCCTGCGGGACGTAGGCGACGATTTTCCTGAGGCATGAAGTTTTTATCTTCCTCACGTCAACGCCGTCGATCAGAACCTGGCCTTTGTCCGGCTCGTAAAAGCGCGCTATCAGCTTGAGGAGGGTGCTCTTTCCGGAGCCGGGTGGCCCTGTTATTAAAACCTTCTCGCCGGGCCTTATTTTGAGGTTCAGGCCCTTTAGCACGGTCTGTCCGGTGTGGTATGTCAGATAAACATTGTAGAACTCGATTTCTCCGCGCGGGTTCTCAAGCTCCACGGCATCGGGAGGGTCAACGTCAGGAGGAGCAGAATCTATGACCTCAAAGAGCCTAGAGGCGGCCGCTAAACTCCTCTGGATGTCGCCGATGGTGAAGCCCAGCGCCCTAAGCGGCCAGGTCATCGTGAGCATGTAGGTGAGAAAGGCAGTCAGCTCGCCAACGGTCAGCGTCCCGGCCATTATCGCCCTCCCGCCGTAGTAGAGCATCGCGCTCATGGCGATTCCCATCACGAGGAAGGGCGCGTTGCCGTATAGGGCCGTGATTTTGGTCGCCTCGACGTTGAGGGAGTAGAGCTCTTCGTTCTCTTTCTCGAACTTCTCCTGGATGTGCTCCTCCACGGAGAGGGCTTTAATCGTCTTTACCCCGGCTATGCTGCCCGTTGAGACGGACGCAACAACGCCCGTCTGGTGCCTTATTTTATCGTAGATTGGCCTTACCTTCCTCGCGTAGGTCGTGTTGAGGGCCACAACGACCGCTATGGTCACGAGGGCCACGCCCGTGAGGGCAACGTTCATCCTGGCCATGTAGTAGAGCGAGACGATGATGAGGAAGACGGAATAGACGAACATCCTCACGCGGAAGGAGAGAAAGCGCGTTATCCTTTCGGTGTCGTTTGTTATCCTGCTTATGAGCTGACCGGAGTAAGTCTTATCGAAGAACTCCATTCTATGCCTCTGGATCGCCCTGAATGCGTCCATTCTGAGGTGGTAAACTGCGTGCTGAGCCGCTTTGACGAGCAGATACCTACCGCTGAAGCTGAAGGCCCCGTTTAGAATCCCCACCAGAAGGACGAGGAGGGCGTAGCGGACTGCCACGCGGTATTTTCCGGTTACTATGCCCCCGTCTATCGCCTCCCTTATTAGGACGGGGATTACCCCGTTCGTGTATGACATAAGGAGAACTATGATTAGGCCTGCTATGAAGTGGAGTTTGTGTTCCCGTAGATAACTCAGCAACCGCTTTAACTGCCCCATTGAGTCCGCCATAGCGGCAAAACTTGGGCACGCTACTATAAATATTTGTCGGTTAAGATGTCCGTCTGAGTGATCCACTGAACCGCATAAAATAAGGGAATAAGGAGTGAGCTGAGCTTTGCGAGTTCAACCTGACATCCTCCAAGCACTCAGCACTTGGCGTGGAGCGCTGAATATATAACACTGAAGAGCATGGTACCAGGGACGAAGCCCTCGACCGCGAGCAGGGCCTTCCCCAGCCAATCTTCCCCCAGAACCGCGCCGACCACGGCCGAGACGATGAGCATGGAGGGGAGCCAGAGGTCTTCGGTTGCCGCGAACGCAAGCACTACGAAGAGCACGGGGATGCCAATCGAAAGGCCCGACGTCCTGAACTCCGGTTTTTGAATATTAAATACAAGACGAGCAGAACGAATGCAGGAACGAGGGCAAGAATGATGAACTCCAGCGAAGGGGAGTAATTGTGCCAGCAAACGTAGGGCCTCCCTTTGCCACTCCAGTTTTCGAGGTGTGTTATGCCACTGTCAATATAATACCTCTCTGGAAGGCCGTAGAGGAGCACGAGCTCCCAGGCAGTTGCAAAGGCAAGGGCAAAAAGGTGAAGAGCATTCCACGGGATTTTCACGGTCACGTCACCCCCGTGAGGAAATCGCATCCGCGAGTTTTTTGATATCAGCCTCTTCCCCTCTGGCGAGGAGCAGGTAGAGGTTGCCCTCGTCCCTGAGCTTCAGCACTAGCAGGTGGTCGCTCCCCTTCCTGAACACCCAGCCCTCGAAAAGATTACCTGAGAGCTCCCTAACTGTGGTGTAGCCCGAGCGCTTAAGCTCTGAAACGTAAGCATCTATAATCTCGCCCGGAGGTTCGCTGTACTTGAGCCGAAATGCTTCGGCTATCTCTGACCCCTCAGGCGTTTCCCCGTAATTCACCTTGGCTATTATTGCCGTTTCTTCCAGTGGGTACACATAAACTGCGAGATAAACCCTTCCTGAAAGAGTTACGTTTGAGAAGGACACTCCAGGCATGATGAGATCCATCCAGTTCTCAGAGTAACCCTCGAGCGCCTTAAAGTAGCACCGCGGCCTTTCGCCTGTCCAGTTCGAGGGCTGAAAGTTAAAGAAGCCGACGAGCACGTGCCTTGGGCTTCCGGCTACAACTTCATCGAGAGTTATGCCCTTAAATCCCGCCTGGGGAGGAAAGCCTGGACCCACTACTATTGGAGGCTTAACATCGCTGACGTTTACGCTTATCCTCGAAAAGCAGAGAGTGGTGTCTCCCACGTTCGCATTCTGCACGTAGAGAAACACACTTATCCCGGAGAGGAGAATGAGGAGCGCTATGATGAGGTATTTCTTCACACGAGCCACCCCAGGGTGTGTATAGTGCTGATGTTGGAATGGGGGGAAGCTATGGCCATGCGGTTAACCCACTACGGTTTGTGGTAGAAACTTTAATAAGGTTTTCGTTAAGC comes from Thermococcus aggregans and encodes:
- a CDS encoding ABC transporter ATP-binding protein translates to MESSTKSSLSLLRRFIGEALSHRRTLAVVLFSIIGSALATLAPPYLLSVAIDRYILPGNYGRFWVIALLYLLALVAGWFFATLQTFYIEVFGQKVLRDLRARLHEKVLRSSLDFFKDKSTGDLVSRIVNDTGIVNDVLVSGLLGSLGSLLSLVGIIAAMFLLDVKLTFVTLASVPLMVLVAYYFGGKMRRAYRETRQKIAKISSVVEESVAGIETIRAFGREKAVEGEFSKVSRETIKAYLRVAVYMGLFWPLMNITSLLSVIIVIAYGGYLAYQGAVSVGVVVAFIQYAQRFRGPINDVIGLYDSLQSALAALERIYEVLDDENIEDYEGVHVERLNGEIEFEDVWFEYERGRPVLKGINLQIPPASKIAIVGRTGAGKTTIANLIMRFYDPTEGRVLYDGIDGRRISRKSLRRRIGYVPQEIYLFPGTIMENILMANPDASEEDVIRVCKELGVHEFIMRLPRGYETSAGEAGKLLSVGERQLISLARALLKDPDIVILDEALSSVDPKTERQVQDAMLKLMEGRTSIIIAHRLGITRFADKIVVVEDGRIIEEGSPEELLKKKGHFYKLYASQMGEA
- a CDS encoding ABC transporter ATP-binding protein; the encoded protein is MADSMGQLKRLLSYLREHKLHFIAGLIIVLLMSYTNGVIPVLIREAIDGGIVTGKYRVAVRYALLVLLVGILNGAFSFSGRYLLVKAAQHAVYHLRMDAFRAIQRHRMEFFDKTYSGQLISRITNDTERITRFLSFRVRMFVYSVFLIIVSLYYMARMNVALTGVALVTIAVVVALNTTYARKVRPIYDKIRHQTGVVASVSTGSIAGVKTIKALSVEEHIQEKFEKENEELYSLNVEATKITALYGNAPFLVMGIAMSAMLYYGGRAIMAGTLTVGELTAFLTYMLTMTWPLRALGFTIGDIQRSLAAASRLFEVIDSAPPDVDPPDAVELENPRGEIEFYNVYLTYHTGQTVLKGLNLKIRPGEKVLITGPPGSGKSTLLKLIARFYEPDKGQVLIDGVDVRKIKTSCLRKIVAYVPQEPFIFNRSLRENIALAKPDASMEEIERAAKIAKIHDFIASLPEGYDTVVGEKGVTLSGGQRQRIALARALLLEPKILLLDDPVSNLDAETEKRLIEDLRGILEGKTAVIVSQRLSMAKLADRVIVMKDGQIVEDGKPEELAKKGGLFSEMLGRGGWNGE